Proteins encoded in a region of the Sander lucioperca isolate FBNREF2018 chromosome 18, SLUC_FBN_1.2, whole genome shotgun sequence genome:
- the LOC116035585 gene encoding C-type lectin domain family 4 member M-like isoform X2: MENSQSEQREEMSFEQNISRDFNTNGHSGSHHQTFGQGLFTERGGSAFPLHRLVTLGLLNAVLLIAAVVIGIYCAKADYLQDPHSAATPLIIEMNYLRNHSDIIRAKLEAQAQLVKERASHLQLKLQVTQTKTLADYLQRQIETLQTERTNLQSNKTTIEESCGRCLEGWSLLKSSCYYFSHHVSNSKENWLDSRANCISQGGDLLVINNFEEQQLISDNFPKLRSSGLWWQNGFWIGLTNVVTAGTWVWVNNVTEVETMYWRPGQPAHDGLQSGNCAAFNYFASERTWYNGNCLTLLLNWICEMDPN; the protein is encoded by the exons ATGGAGAACTCACAGTCAGAACAAAGGGAGGAAATGTCATTTGAACAAAATATTTCTCGAGATTTCAACACGAATGGGCATTCAGGCTCTCACCATCAAACATTTGGACAAG GTCTGTTTACAGAGAGAGGTGGATCTGCATTTCCACTCCACCGACTGGTTACTCTGGGCCTGCTGAATGCAGTTCTACTGATAGCTGCTGTTGTCATTGGGATTTATT GTGCCAAagccgattaccttcaggatcctcATTCAGCTGCTACACCCCTCATCATTGAGATGAACTATCTCCGCAACCACAGTGATATCATCAGAGCTAAATTGGAAGCCCAGGCACAATTAGTGAAAGAGCGTGCCAGCCATCTGCAACTAAAGCTGCAAGTGACGCAGACTAAGACCCTCGCTGACTACCTTCAGAGACAGATTGAGACCCTACAAACAGAGAGGACAAATCTGCAGTCTAATAAAACTACCATAG AGGAATCATGTGGTAGATGCCTAGAAGGATGGAGTCTTCTTAAATCATCCTGCTATTACTTTTCTCACCATGTGTCCAACTCCAAAGAGAATTGGCTGGATAGCAGAGCAAACTGTATTAGTCAAGGAGGCGACCTACTTGTGATCAATAACTTTGAGGAGCAG CAACTCATAAGTGACAACTTTCCAAAGCTGAGAAGCAGTGGTTTGTGGTGGCAGAATGGATTTTGGATCGGCCTCACTAATGTAGTGACAGCGGGAACATGGGTCTGGGTTAACAATGTGACTGAGGTTGAAACAAT GTACTGGAGACCTGGACAGCCTGCCCATGATGGACTTCAGAGTGGGAACTGTGCTGCCTTTAATTACTTTGCCAGTGAGAGGACATGGTATAATGGAAACTGCCTTACCCTTCTATTGAACTGGATATGTGAGATGGATCCAAACTAA
- the LOC116035590 gene encoding CD209 antigen-like protein B isoform X2 → MILNRDNSKDGKSSQHNTGSKGSICTVRVGSRSLPLYPLVIMCLGLLNTILMLTAIVIGINCKYNAPHQITAQALIIEVKQLHIMQTEAIKAQEEAQQALEKELRSHQQLKLQLEQNKTLNDGIQRQLETLQFERATLQSNTSDIRESCGRCWSGWVLLNASCYFHSLSASDPLKNWQDSRADCIRRGADLAVIDNLEEQVNLFEFLPKHDPSTGPWWSKPGIWIGLTDIQTEHTWVWVNNVTQQDGGYWIPGEPNNWGHSGEDCAALMNINPRATWFDGNCQGNNEWLCEMEPN, encoded by the exons ATGATTTTAAATAGAGACAACAGCAAAGATGGAAAATCATCGCAACATAACACAGGAAGCAAAG GATCTATATGCACAGTCAGAGTTGGGTCCAGAAGTCTTCCACTGTATCCACTGGTTATCATGTGTTTAGGACTGCTAAACACTATTCTCATGTTAACTGCTATTGTTATTGGGATTAACTGTAAGTACAA CGCTCCACACCAAATAACAGCACAAGCGCTCATCATAGAGGTGAAGCAACTTCACATTATGCAGACTGAAGCAATTAAAGCTCAAGAAGAGGCCCAACAAGCATTAGAGAAAGAACTCAGGAGCCATCAGCAACTTAAACTGCAGTTAGAGCAGAACAAGACCCTCAACGACGGCATTCAGAGGCAACTTGAGACCCTACAATTTGAGAGAGCAACGCTGCAGTCCAATACATCGGATATTC GGGAAAGCTGTGGACGATGCTGGTCAGGATGGGTGTTATTAAACGCATCGTGCTACTTCCATTCTTTATCAGCATCCGATCCCTTGAAGAACTGGCAAGACAGCAGGGCGGATTGTATCAGGCGTGGGGCCGATCTGGCTGTGATTGATAACCTGGAGGAGCAG GTAAATCTTTTTGAGTTCTTACCTAAACACGATCCAAGCACTGGACCGTGGTGGAGCAAGCCAGGCATTTGGATTGGCCTTACGGATATTCAAACAGAGCACACATGGGTGTGGGTAAATAATGTGACTCAGCAGGATGGAGG GTACTGGATACCAGGGGAGCCCAACAACTGGGGGCATTCGGGTGAGGACTGTGCAGCACTTATGAACATTAACCCTAGGGCAACATGGTTTGATGGTAACTGCCAGGGAAACAATGAATGGTTATGTGAAATGGAACCCAACTAG
- the LOC116035585 gene encoding C-type lectin domain family 4 member M-like isoform X1: protein MENSQSEQREEMSFEQNISRDFNTNGHSGSHHQTFGQGVSNLKLHQGLFTERGGSAFPLHRLVTLGLLNAVLLIAAVVIGIYCAKADYLQDPHSAATPLIIEMNYLRNHSDIIRAKLEAQAQLVKERASHLQLKLQVTQTKTLADYLQRQIETLQTERTNLQSNKTTIEESCGRCLEGWSLLKSSCYYFSHHVSNSKENWLDSRANCISQGGDLLVINNFEEQQLISDNFPKLRSSGLWWQNGFWIGLTNVVTAGTWVWVNNVTEVETMYWRPGQPAHDGLQSGNCAAFNYFASERTWYNGNCLTLLLNWICEMDPN, encoded by the exons ATGGAGAACTCACAGTCAGAACAAAGGGAGGAAATGTCATTTGAACAAAATATTTCTCGAGATTTCAACACGAATGGGCATTCAGGCTCTCACCATCAAACATTTGGACAAG GAGTGTCTAActtaa AACTTCATCAAGGTCTGTTTACAGAGAGAGGTGGATCTGCATTTCCACTCCACCGACTGGTTACTCTGGGCCTGCTGAATGCAGTTCTACTGATAGCTGCTGTTGTCATTGGGATTTATT GTGCCAAagccgattaccttcaggatcctcATTCAGCTGCTACACCCCTCATCATTGAGATGAACTATCTCCGCAACCACAGTGATATCATCAGAGCTAAATTGGAAGCCCAGGCACAATTAGTGAAAGAGCGTGCCAGCCATCTGCAACTAAAGCTGCAAGTGACGCAGACTAAGACCCTCGCTGACTACCTTCAGAGACAGATTGAGACCCTACAAACAGAGAGGACAAATCTGCAGTCTAATAAAACTACCATAG AGGAATCATGTGGTAGATGCCTAGAAGGATGGAGTCTTCTTAAATCATCCTGCTATTACTTTTCTCACCATGTGTCCAACTCCAAAGAGAATTGGCTGGATAGCAGAGCAAACTGTATTAGTCAAGGAGGCGACCTACTTGTGATCAATAACTTTGAGGAGCAG CAACTCATAAGTGACAACTTTCCAAAGCTGAGAAGCAGTGGTTTGTGGTGGCAGAATGGATTTTGGATCGGCCTCACTAATGTAGTGACAGCGGGAACATGGGTCTGGGTTAACAATGTGACTGAGGTTGAAACAAT GTACTGGAGACCTGGACAGCCTGCCCATGATGGACTTCAGAGTGGGAACTGTGCTGCCTTTAATTACTTTGCCAGTGAGAGGACATGGTATAATGGAAACTGCCTTACCCTTCTATTGAACTGGATATGTGAGATGGATCCAAACTAA
- the LOC116035585 gene encoding C-type lectin domain family 4 member M-like isoform X3: MENSQSEQREEMSFEQNISRDFNTNGHSGSHHQTFGQERGGSAFPLHRLVTLGLLNAVLLIAAVVIGIYCAKADYLQDPHSAATPLIIEMNYLRNHSDIIRAKLEAQAQLVKERASHLQLKLQVTQTKTLADYLQRQIETLQTERTNLQSNKTTIEESCGRCLEGWSLLKSSCYYFSHHVSNSKENWLDSRANCISQGGDLLVINNFEEQQLISDNFPKLRSSGLWWQNGFWIGLTNVVTAGTWVWVNNVTEVETMYWRPGQPAHDGLQSGNCAAFNYFASERTWYNGNCLTLLLNWICEMDPN; this comes from the exons ATGGAGAACTCACAGTCAGAACAAAGGGAGGAAATGTCATTTGAACAAAATATTTCTCGAGATTTCAACACGAATGGGCATTCAGGCTCTCACCATCAAACATTTGGACAAG AGAGAGGTGGATCTGCATTTCCACTCCACCGACTGGTTACTCTGGGCCTGCTGAATGCAGTTCTACTGATAGCTGCTGTTGTCATTGGGATTTATT GTGCCAAagccgattaccttcaggatcctcATTCAGCTGCTACACCCCTCATCATTGAGATGAACTATCTCCGCAACCACAGTGATATCATCAGAGCTAAATTGGAAGCCCAGGCACAATTAGTGAAAGAGCGTGCCAGCCATCTGCAACTAAAGCTGCAAGTGACGCAGACTAAGACCCTCGCTGACTACCTTCAGAGACAGATTGAGACCCTACAAACAGAGAGGACAAATCTGCAGTCTAATAAAACTACCATAG AGGAATCATGTGGTAGATGCCTAGAAGGATGGAGTCTTCTTAAATCATCCTGCTATTACTTTTCTCACCATGTGTCCAACTCCAAAGAGAATTGGCTGGATAGCAGAGCAAACTGTATTAGTCAAGGAGGCGACCTACTTGTGATCAATAACTTTGAGGAGCAG CAACTCATAAGTGACAACTTTCCAAAGCTGAGAAGCAGTGGTTTGTGGTGGCAGAATGGATTTTGGATCGGCCTCACTAATGTAGTGACAGCGGGAACATGGGTCTGGGTTAACAATGTGACTGAGGTTGAAACAAT GTACTGGAGACCTGGACAGCCTGCCCATGATGGACTTCAGAGTGGGAACTGTGCTGCCTTTAATTACTTTGCCAGTGAGAGGACATGGTATAATGGAAACTGCCTTACCCTTCTATTGAACTGGATATGTGAGATGGATCCAAACTAA
- the LOC116035590 gene encoding CD209 antigen-like protein B isoform X1, translating to MILNRDNSKDGKSSQHNTGSKGSICTVRVGSRSLPLYPLVIMCLGLLNTILMLTAIVIGINYGKISKESAPHQITAQALIIEVKQLHIMQTEAIKAQEEAQQALEKELRSHQQLKLQLEQNKTLNDGIQRQLETLQFERATLQSNTSDIRESCGRCWSGWVLLNASCYFHSLSASDPLKNWQDSRADCIRRGADLAVIDNLEEQVNLFEFLPKHDPSTGPWWSKPGIWIGLTDIQTEHTWVWVNNVTQQDGGYWIPGEPNNWGHSGEDCAALMNINPRATWFDGNCQGNNEWLCEMEPN from the exons ATGATTTTAAATAGAGACAACAGCAAAGATGGAAAATCATCGCAACATAACACAGGAAGCAAAG GATCTATATGCACAGTCAGAGTTGGGTCCAGAAGTCTTCCACTGTATCCACTGGTTATCATGTGTTTAGGACTGCTAAACACTATTCTCATGTTAACTGCTATTGTTATTGGGATTAACT ATGGCAAAATCAGTAAGGAATCCGCTCCACACCAAATAACAGCACAAGCGCTCATCATAGAGGTGAAGCAACTTCACATTATGCAGACTGAAGCAATTAAAGCTCAAGAAGAGGCCCAACAAGCATTAGAGAAAGAACTCAGGAGCCATCAGCAACTTAAACTGCAGTTAGAGCAGAACAAGACCCTCAACGACGGCATTCAGAGGCAACTTGAGACCCTACAATTTGAGAGAGCAACGCTGCAGTCCAATACATCGGATATTC GGGAAAGCTGTGGACGATGCTGGTCAGGATGGGTGTTATTAAACGCATCGTGCTACTTCCATTCTTTATCAGCATCCGATCCCTTGAAGAACTGGCAAGACAGCAGGGCGGATTGTATCAGGCGTGGGGCCGATCTGGCTGTGATTGATAACCTGGAGGAGCAG GTAAATCTTTTTGAGTTCTTACCTAAACACGATCCAAGCACTGGACCGTGGTGGAGCAAGCCAGGCATTTGGATTGGCCTTACGGATATTCAAACAGAGCACACATGGGTGTGGGTAAATAATGTGACTCAGCAGGATGGAGG GTACTGGATACCAGGGGAGCCCAACAACTGGGGGCATTCGGGTGAGGACTGTGCAGCACTTATGAACATTAACCCTAGGGCAACATGGTTTGATGGTAACTGCCAGGGAAACAATGAATGGTTATGTGAAATGGAACCCAACTAG